Proteins encoded within one genomic window of Micromonospora halotolerans:
- a CDS encoding Trm112 family protein yields the protein MALDPQLLEILACPDTHHAPLDYDPQAQTLTCTECGRIFEVRDDVPVLLLDEARGGPAADDTRGAGSPR from the coding sequence GTGGCCCTGGACCCGCAGTTGCTCGAGATCCTCGCCTGCCCGGACACGCACCACGCACCGCTCGACTACGACCCGCAGGCCCAGACGCTGACCTGCACCGAGTGCGGTCGGATCTTCGAGGTCCGGGACGACGTACCAGTGCTGCTCCTCGACGAGGCCCGCGGCGGCCCCGCGGCGGACGACACGCGCGGCGCCGGGTCGCCGCGATGA
- a CDS encoding SIS domain-containing protein: protein MMEGTAGVSGHRHADESLLDNPDRLAEHDPGGMLRFTASAGAQVRESAALAAEANLTVLADEGRPRAVVIAGIGTAGRTGDLLATVAGPRCPVPVIPHRSAGVPGWVGAADVVIAVSASGRSPEALGAAEAAHRRGARLVAVGAPDSQLQSVAERARAPFIPVPRRAPARASLWALTVPVLLAARTLGLVKVNEADLAETAARLDADADRCRPTAESFVNPAKSLALGLSGSIPIVWGSSPLATVAARRFGDTLSANARYPVVTGALGEAGRGRVGLLDGVFGGLVEGERDIFADPDETDGDATRLRLVLLRDGGLNAEDDTDEPLAVEERRADAVQTLAERRGVRCDVVTAEGGSALERLASLMAVPDFASVYLALAHGLDPMAVPAITEMKELANQ, encoded by the coding sequence ATGATGGAGGGTACGGCCGGGGTCAGCGGGCACCGGCACGCGGACGAGTCATTGCTGGACAATCCGGACCGGCTGGCCGAGCACGATCCGGGCGGCATGCTCCGGTTCACCGCCTCCGCCGGCGCGCAGGTCCGTGAGTCGGCGGCGCTGGCCGCCGAGGCGAACCTGACCGTCCTCGCCGACGAGGGCCGCCCCCGGGCGGTGGTGATCGCGGGCATCGGCACGGCCGGGCGTACCGGCGACCTGCTGGCCACGGTGGCCGGGCCGCGCTGCCCGGTGCCGGTGATCCCGCACCGCAGCGCCGGCGTGCCCGGCTGGGTGGGCGCGGCGGACGTGGTCATCGCGGTGAGCGCCTCCGGCCGCAGCCCCGAGGCGCTGGGCGCCGCCGAGGCCGCCCACCGGCGGGGCGCCCGCCTGGTCGCCGTCGGCGCGCCGGACTCGCAGCTCCAGTCGGTGGCCGAGCGGGCCCGCGCGCCGTTCATCCCGGTGCCCCGGCGTGCCCCGGCCCGGGCCAGCCTCTGGGCGCTCACCGTGCCGGTCCTGCTCGCCGCCCGTACGCTCGGGCTCGTGAAGGTCAACGAGGCGGACCTGGCCGAGACCGCGGCCCGGCTGGACGCCGACGCCGACCGGTGCCGGCCCACCGCCGAGTCCTTCGTCAACCCGGCGAAGTCGCTGGCCCTGGGCCTGTCCGGGTCGATCCCGATCGTCTGGGGCTCGTCGCCGCTGGCGACCGTGGCGGCCCGCCGGTTCGGTGACACGCTCTCCGCCAACGCCCGCTACCCGGTGGTCACCGGGGCGTTGGGCGAGGCGGGCCGGGGCCGGGTCGGCCTGCTCGACGGCGTCTTCGGCGGCCTGGTGGAGGGGGAGCGGGACATCTTCGCCGACCCCGACGAGACCGACGGCGACGCCACCCGGCTGCGGCTGGTGCTGCTGCGCGACGGGGGCCTCAACGCCGAGGACGACACCGACGAGCCGTTGGCCGTGGAGGAGCGCCGGGCGGACGCGGTGCAGACCCTCGCCGAGCGGCGCGGGGTGCGCTGCGACGTGGTCACCGCGGAGGGCGGGTCCGCGCTGGAGCGGCTCGCCTCGCTGATGGCGGTCCCGGACTTCGCCTCGGTCTACCTCGCCCTGGCACACGGACTGGACCCGATGGCCGTGCCGGCCATCACCGAGATGAAGGAGCTGGCGAACCAGTGA